The following are encoded together in the Primulina tabacum isolate GXHZ01 chromosome 18, ASM2559414v2, whole genome shotgun sequence genome:
- the LOC142533669 gene encoding uncharacterized protein LOC142533669 gives MSSASWETKLVRELILYAASAALSSLVLFVGFRHLDPNRDASKKALENKKEIAKRLGRPLIQTNPYEDVIACDVVNPDEIDVKFDSIGGLDAIKQSLYDIVILPLRRPELFSQGKLLSPQKGVLLYGPPGTGKTMLAKAIARESGAVFINVRISNLMSKWFGDAQKLVAAVFTLAYKLQPAIIFIDEVDSFLCQRKSTDHEAVTIMKTEFMALWDGFTTDKKARVMVLAATNRPSELDEAILRRLPQAFEIGIPDRRERAAILKVLLKDEKVADDIDYDRTAGLCDGYTGSDLLDLCKKAAYFPIRDLLNVEKSGKPSLEPRPLSMNDLERVLATTMKTKVAAGEYSRLSSLSSGWSPQRESDDYQTAINELSKLVVSQILNVRSDAQDL, from the exons ATGAGTAGTGCTTCGTGGGAAACAAAATTGGTTAGGGAACTGATTCTGTACGCCGCCAGCGCCGCCCTCAGCTCCTTGGTGTTGTTCGTCGGGTTCAGGCATCTCGACCCTAACCGTGATGCTTCCAAGAAAGCACTGGAAAACAAGAAGGAAATCGCCAAGCGTTTAGGCCGGCCTCTCATCCAAACAAATCCATACGAG GATGTTATAGCATGTGATGTAGTCAACCCGGACGAAATAGATGTCAAATTTGACTCTATTGGTGGATTGGATGCCATTAAACAATCATTATATGATATAGTAATTCTTCCGCTGAGAAGACCCGAGCTGTTTTCTCAAGGGAAGCTTCTTTCTCCACAAAAAGGTGTTTTGCTATATGGACCACCAGGCACTGGGAAGACAATGCTTGCAAAAGCAATTGCAAGAGAGTCAGGAGCTGTTTTTATCAATGTTAGAATATCGAATCTAATGAGCAAATGGTTTGGCGATGCACAGAAATTAG TGGCTGCTGTATTCACCTTGGCCTACAAGCTCCAGCCAgctattattttcattgatgaaGTGGATAGTTTCTTATGCCAACGCAAGAGTACAGATCATGAAGCAGTGACCATTATGAAGACCGAATTTATGGCTTTGTGGGATGGTTTCACCACTGATA AAAAAGCTAGGGTGATGGTACTTGCTGCAACTAATCGCCCATCCGAACTTGATGAAGCAATTCTTCGACGTCTTCCTCAGGCATTTGAAATTGGGATTCCTGATCGCCGAGAAAGGGCAGCTATATTGAAGGTTCTGTTAAAGGATGAGAAGGTAGCGGATGACATTGATTATGATCGAACAGCCGGTCTATGTGATGGATACACTGGTTCAGATCTTCTAGATCTTTGCAAAAAAGCAGCCTATTTTCCTATTCGGGACCTGCTTAATGTTGAGAAGAGTGGAAAGCCATCTCTG GAGCCAAGACCATTATCAATGAATGATTTGGAAAGGGTCCTCGCCACGACCATGAAAACAAAAGTTGCAGCTGGTGAATACAGCCGATTAAGCTCACTGTCATCAGGATGGTCACCTCAGAGAGAATCAGATGATTATCAAACTGCCATTAATGAGCTTTCGAAGCTCGTGGTTTCCCAAATTTTGAACGTTCGTTCGGATGCTCAAGATCTTTAA